One window from the genome of Moraxella nasibovis encodes:
- the nudC gene encoding NAD(+) diphosphatase, whose product MSVRYFVVDKDHLLCDEHGTPALLTGGMVDGAICLGFGEVHDETPTTSPHNDFAIDKSDAIKAGLIIAYGDKYDSTTLKSLSFLPYRQVIAHTDLSTAHAMSRAVQLVLWRRDHRFCSRCGAATTPHRHEHAMMCGHCRHRAYPRVQPCVIVAITRIHPTTQKRQILLALHQRHKDSGMYGLVAGFVEAGESLESAVHREVAEEVGLGVTNLRYAGSQPWPYPTNLMLGFIADYQSGEIVVQENELAEAKFFDVDQLPHIPKPSTIAHALIEQVVSLPVSN is encoded by the coding sequence ATGAGCGTGCGTTATTTTGTGGTGGATAAAGACCATCTGCTTTGTGATGAGCATGGCACGCCTGCACTCTTGACGGGCGGTATGGTTGATGGCGCCATTTGTCTTGGCTTTGGTGAGGTGCATGATGAGACACCGACCACATCGCCACACAATGATTTTGCCATCGACAAATCCGACGCCATCAAAGCAGGACTCATCATCGCTTATGGCGATAAATACGACAGCACCACACTAAAATCGCTGTCATTTTTGCCTTATCGTCAAGTGATTGCTCATACAGATCTGAGCACTGCACACGCCATGAGCCGTGCTGTGCAGCTTGTGCTGTGGCGGCGAGATCATCGCTTTTGTTCTCGCTGCGGCGCTGCCACCACACCACACCGACATGAGCACGCCATGATGTGTGGTCATTGCCGTCATCGTGCTTATCCACGAGTACAGCCTTGCGTCATCGTCGCCATCACTCGCATTCACCCCACCACCCAAAAAAGGCAAATCCTGCTCGCCCTGCATCAGCGTCATAAAGACAGTGGTATGTATGGCTTGGTGGCAGGCTTTGTTGAGGCAGGCGAGTCGCTCGAGAGCGCTGTGCATCGTGAGGTGGCAGAAGAAGTGGGGCTTGGCGTGACCAACTTACGCTATGCAGGCTCTCAGCCTTGGCCTTATCCCACCAATCTCATGCTTGGTTTTATCGCCGATTATCAAAGCGGGGAGATTGTCGTGCAAGAAAATGAGTTGGCGGAGGCTAAGTTTTTTGATGTCGATCAGCTCCCCCACATACCCAAGCCCAGCACCATCGCCCATGCACTCATTGAGCAGGTCGTCAGCCTGCCTGTGAGCAATTAA
- the serC gene encoding 3-phosphoserine/phosphohydroxythreonine transaminase: MNRLANFCAGPASMPTAVLEKAQSELLNWRGTGASVMEISHRSADYIEIATKAEQDLRKLMNIGDDYAVLFLQGGAALQFSAIPLNLLNGGTADYLTTGTWSEKAYKEAKRYEALGLGRVNLVASGDGMDVPAVETWQLSEQASYFHYCPNETIHGVQIFETPKVNAPIVADFSSCILSEPINVNDFGVIYAGAQKNIGPAGLTLVIIRKDLLEQASAWCPNIMNYKNQLENDSMLNTPSTYAWYLSGLVFEWLLDNGGVEAIAKTNRAKAELLYRTIDESDFYSNKVNPKHRSIMNVPFQLANTELDKLFLDESKKAGLLNLKGHRVVGGMRASIYNAITLEQVQSLTEFMKAFEQKHG, encoded by the coding sequence ATGAATCGTCTTGCTAACTTTTGTGCAGGCCCTGCGTCCATGCCGACCGCCGTCCTAGAAAAAGCCCAAAGCGAACTGCTCAACTGGCGTGGCACAGGGGCATCTGTGATGGAAATCAGCCATCGCAGTGCAGATTATATTGAAATCGCTACGAAGGCGGAGCAGGATTTACGCAAGCTGATGAACATCGGTGATGACTATGCGGTGCTGTTTTTGCAGGGTGGGGCGGCATTGCAATTTTCCGCCATTCCTTTGAATTTATTAAATGGTGGTACGGCAGACTATTTGACGACTGGCACTTGGTCAGAAAAAGCCTACAAAGAAGCCAAGCGTTATGAAGCCTTGGGCTTGGGCAGGGTAAATCTGGTGGCGTCAGGCGATGGTATGGATGTGCCAGCTGTGGAGACTTGGCAATTATCCGAGCAGGCGAGCTATTTTCACTATTGCCCAAACGAGACCATTCACGGCGTGCAGATTTTTGAAACGCCAAAGGTCAATGCACCGATTGTGGCGGACTTTTCATCGTGCATTTTGTCTGAGCCTATCAATGTCAATGACTTTGGCGTGATTTATGCAGGTGCTCAAAAGAACATCGGGCCTGCGGGCTTGACTTTGGTCATCATTCGTAAGGACTTGTTAGAGCAGGCGTCTGCATGGTGTCCAAACATCATGAATTACAAAAATCAGCTTGAAAACGACAGCATGCTTAACACGCCATCAACTTATGCATGGTATCTGTCGGGACTTGTATTTGAATGGCTACTGGATAATGGCGGTGTAGAAGCAATCGCTAAGACCAACCGAGCCAAAGCAGAACTGCTATACCGCACGATTGACGAGAGTGATTTTTATAGCAACAAGGTCAATCCAAAACACCGCTCCATCATGAATGTGCCATTCCAATTGGCAAATACAGAGCTTGATAAGCTGTTCTTGGATGAGAGCAAAAAAGCAGGACTGCTCAACCTAAAAGGTCATCGTGTGGTTGGCGGTATGCGTGCCAGCATTTATAACGCCATCACGCTAGAACAAGTGCAATCATTGACCGAATTTATGAAAGCCTTTGAACAAAAACACGGCTGA
- a CDS encoding RnfABCDGE type electron transport complex subunit B, translating to MTTARLDHLPVLFSPLQLEGLPQPARIQIAQIDEVLPQTQCGLCGHHDGCLPYAHGIVMNGEPPNLCVPGGQAVTDQITSLLNTPHHTAAPSKWRTDSATLRPIEARAVIREDDCIGCTKCIPACPVDAIIGTAKHMHSIISELCTGCELCLAPCPVDCIDLVAHPRVLSDAERQTTQNHLRRRYHQHLNRVESSIKQGAKPVVSTVESAMANVITQETVISIDEQAAKNAIAAAKLRTQIKKLNKQLSVRDDDNVRAKLLQLSTQLQALESHQKSLK from the coding sequence ATGACCACCGCCAGACTTGACCACCTTCCTGTATTATTTAGCCCCTTGCAGTTGGAGGGGCTGCCACAGCCTGCACGCATTCAAATCGCTCAGATTGACGAGGTCTTGCCGCAAACTCAGTGCGGACTTTGCGGACATCATGACGGCTGTCTGCCATACGCACACGGCATTGTCATGAATGGCGAGCCACCAAATCTGTGCGTCCCTGGTGGGCAGGCGGTTACCGACCAGATCACAAGCCTTCTAAACACTCCCCATCATACAGCCGCACCCAGCAAATGGCGCACCGACAGCGCCACTTTGCGCCCCATCGAGGCGCGTGCCGTCATCCGTGAGGACGATTGCATTGGCTGCACCAAGTGCATTCCTGCCTGCCCTGTTGATGCCATCATCGGCACCGCCAAGCACATGCACAGCATCATCAGCGAGCTATGTACAGGCTGCGAGCTGTGCCTTGCGCCCTGCCCTGTGGACTGCATTGATCTGGTGGCGCATCCACGAGTGCTGAGCGATGCCGAGCGCCAGACAACCCAAAACCACCTACGGCGCCGCTATCATCAGCATCTCAACCGTGTTGAAAGCAGCATCAAACAAGGCGCAAAACCTGTCGTCAGCACGGTCGAGTCTGCGATGGCAAATGTCATCACCCAAGAGACTGTCATCAGCATCGATGAGCAGGCTGCCAAAAATGCCATCGCTGCCGCCAAGCTTCGCACCCAAATCAAAAAACTCAATAAACAGCTGTCTGTCCGAGATGATGATAATGTCCGTGCTAAGTTATTACAGCTTAGCACGCAATTACAAGCGCTAGAAAGCCATCAAAAATCCCTAAAGTAA
- the gloB gene encoding hydroxyacylglutathione hydrolase produces the protein MPSIHAIKAFEDNYIWVISQDNQAIIIDAGEAEPVLDYLNEHQLTPIAMLITHHHDDHTGGVADIKAAYPAMQIIAHRLHGVQADSCVDEGDDFALMGLDFKVWRTAGHTDTHLSYLCDFDGRTHIFCGDTLFSGGCGRVFTGTMNELYESMMRFDTLPAQTLFYPAHEYTLGNLKFGLSVCADGFKGAIEQAIDQTTQRLANGKSSLPTTLEKERQINVFLQVNHPKTASRVADIGQLADCSPATVFATLRELKNRF, from the coding sequence ATGCCAAGCATTCACGCCATCAAAGCCTTTGAAGATAATTATATTTGGGTCATCAGCCAAGACAATCAAGCGATCATTATTGATGCAGGTGAAGCAGAGCCTGTGCTGGATTATCTGAATGAACATCAGCTGACGCCCATCGCCATGCTCATCACTCATCATCATGATGATCACACAGGCGGCGTGGCAGACATTAAGGCAGCTTATCCTGCCATGCAGATCATCGCTCATCGCTTGCATGGCGTGCAGGCGGACAGTTGCGTAGATGAAGGCGATGACTTTGCCTTGATGGGGCTGGACTTTAAAGTGTGGCGGACGGCAGGGCATACGGACACGCATTTGTCGTATTTGTGCGATTTTGATGGGCGTACGCACATTTTTTGTGGCGATACGCTGTTTAGCGGCGGCTGTGGGCGTGTTTTTACTGGCACGATGAATGAGCTTTATGAGAGTATGATGCGGTTTGATACTTTGCCTGCTCAGACGCTGTTTTATCCTGCCCATGAATATACGCTGGGCAATCTTAAATTTGGGCTGTCGGTGTGTGCCGATGGGTTTAAAGGGGCGATTGAGCAAGCCATTGATCAGACGACTCAGCGACTTGCCAATGGAAAAAGCTCGCTACCAACCACGCTTGAAAAAGAGCGACAAATCAATGTGTTTTTGCAAGTCAATCACCCAAAGACAGCCAGCCGTGTTGCCGACATTGGTCAGTTGGCGGATTGCTCGCCTGCGACGGTGTTTGCCACTTTGCGTGAATTAAAAAACCGCTTTTAA
- a CDS encoding manganese efflux pump MntP, with amino-acid sequence MSIVSLVALSFGMSMDAFASAIAKGATQKQASLSKAFQAGLIFGVIEGVAPIVGWLLGNAVNDWLSQMDHWVAFVLLSFLAIRFIRESLSADGVETDGDTDAGGLGLMIITAIATSIDSLVVGVSLAFLEVNIYLAAFLIGLATTVMATLGLYLGNRLGLKFGKIAMFVGGLVLFGIGATILYDHLSV; translated from the coding sequence ATGAGTATCGTTTCTTTGGTCGCCCTGTCTTTTGGCATGTCAATGGACGCATTTGCCAGTGCCATCGCCAAAGGGGCAACCCAAAAACAAGCCAGTCTGAGCAAGGCGTTTCAGGCAGGCTTAATCTTTGGTGTGATTGAAGGGGTTGCTCCGATTGTTGGCTGGCTACTTGGCAATGCGGTGAATGATTGGCTGTCGCAGATGGATCATTGGGTGGCGTTTGTGCTGTTGTCATTTTTGGCGATTCGTTTTATCCGTGAGTCGCTGTCTGCTGACGGCGTGGAGACCGATGGCGATACGGACGCAGGCGGACTGGGTTTGATGATCATTACCGCCATTGCCACGAGCATTGATTCGTTGGTGGTGGGCGTGTCGCTGGCATTTTTGGAAGTCAATATTTATCTGGCGGCGTTTTTGATTGGGCTTGCGACCACAGTGATGGCGACTTTGGGGCTGTATTTGGGCAATCGCTTGGGGCTTAAATTTGGTAAGATTGCCATGTTTGTGGGTGGTTTGGTGCTGTTTGGCATTGGAGCGACCATTTTGTATGACCATCTAAGTGTATGA
- a CDS encoding SAM-dependent methyltransferase: protein MNHSSAQDFPTQDLSHHFERIFRKDALLAPKNAPTVSTHRPLFLEIGAGKGKHAVLFAKENADKHLIAIERTSEKFDAFAKLAGAENLDNLTAIQADAIAYTAHHIAPNSLDGVFILYPNPEPANKNQRWLNMPFFEFLISRMKAGATITIASNIAEYIDEAQKLLDEVWLLPYERVQIDSDSARTHFEIKYLARGEMCQELVILKPNYYQTRFDHDDTQA, encoded by the coding sequence ATGAATCATTCATCAGCCCAAGATTTCCCCACCCAAGACTTATCCCATCATTTTGAACGCATTTTTCGTAAAGATGCACTGCTTGCCCCAAAAAATGCACCGACCGTCAGCACGCACCGTCCGCTATTTTTGGAAATCGGTGCAGGCAAAGGCAAGCACGCTGTCTTGTTCGCCAAAGAAAATGCTGACAAACATCTCATCGCCATTGAACGCACCAGCGAAAAATTTGACGCATTTGCCAAGCTTGCAGGCGCTGAAAATTTGGACAATTTGACCGCCATTCAAGCGGACGCCATCGCTTATACTGCTCATCACATCGCCCCAAACTCTTTGGACGGCGTGTTTATTTTGTATCCCAATCCAGAGCCTGCCAATAAGAATCAGCGTTGGCTGAATATGCCGTTTTTTGAGTTTTTGATTTCTCGCATGAAAGCAGGGGCGACCATCACCATCGCCAGCAACATCGCTGAGTACATTGACGAAGCCCAAAAACTGCTTGATGAGGTGTGGCTGTTGCCTTATGAACGAGTGCAGATTGACAGCGACTCGGCACGCACGCATTTTGAGATCAAATATCTGGCTCGTGGCGAGATGTGTCAAGAGCTGGTGATTTTAAAGCCAAATTATTACCAAACTCGTTTTGATCATGACGACACCCAAGCCTAA
- a CDS encoding ExbD/TolR family protein — protein sequence MAFELGNNDDNGMNEMNLIPLIDIMLVLMIIFLVTATVLNPTVPLDLPKTTASVNEQPPEVLQVSIDSQGEIYWDSEKIDLNELQRRFAEQVAQGKDPQVHLRADREGKYDMVAQVLATASTAGLSKIAFVNE from the coding sequence ATGGCTTTTGAATTGGGCAATAATGACGACAACGGCATGAATGAGATGAATCTCATTCCGCTCATCGACATCATGCTGGTGCTGATGATCATCTTTTTGGTGACGGCGACGGTACTTAATCCGACCGTGCCACTGGATTTGCCAAAGACCACCGCCAGCGTCAATGAACAGCCGCCTGAGGTGCTACAAGTGAGCATTGACAGTCAGGGCGAGATTTATTGGGACAGCGAAAAGATTGACCTTAATGAATTGCAGCGTCGATTTGCCGAGCAAGTGGCACAGGGCAAAGACCCGCAGGTGCATCTGCGTGCCGACCGTGAAGGCAAATACGACATGGTCGCCCAAGTGCTTGCCACCGCCAGTACGGCAGGGTTGTCAAAGATTGCGTTTGTGAACGAATAA
- a CDS encoding TIGR03862 family flavoprotein has protein sequence MTTPKPKTVAIIGAGAAGLMAAEVLSSRGVPVQVYEQMPTAGRKILMAGKTGLNISHDEPLPTFITRYTPTDPLAEFVRQFSAADIRAWMNGLGIDSYVGSSGRIFPVQMKASGLLRAWLHRLEQQGTEFYYRHRCLGVVDNELSLAVLDKHGDMTEQFSQKFAAIILACGGGSYRRLGCDGAWQAWFGVDEITPLYASNVGVVRTWSPFMQSIFGQALKRVTATVGQECVHGDIVISHYGMESGLIYKLNRSMKDALDYHGKICLYLDLLPAKSIDDITQALNRNKKQSLNTSLKKIGLDAVKIALLRECTDKTDWSDFCKMADFIKKLPIEFDGFRPIDEAISTGGGVKFSAVNDKLQSKSNPYLFIAGEMLDWDAPTGGYLLTACLAMGRAVGGHVWQFVQGGR, from the coding sequence ATGACGACACCCAAGCCTAAAACCGTCGCCATCATCGGTGCTGGGGCGGCAGGCTTGATGGCGGCAGAAGTGTTGTCATCTCGTGGCGTGCCTGTGCAAGTCTATGAACAAATGCCCACCGCTGGACGCAAGATTTTGATGGCGGGCAAAACAGGCTTGAACATCTCGCACGATGAGCCGCTACCGACTTTCATCACTCGCTACACGCCAACCGATCCGCTTGCTGAGTTTGTGCGGCAATTTAGTGCCGCAGACATTCGTGCATGGATGAATGGTCTTGGCATTGACAGCTATGTTGGCTCGTCTGGGCGGATTTTTCCTGTGCAGATGAAAGCGTCAGGTCTGCTACGAGCGTGGCTACACCGCTTAGAACAGCAGGGCACAGAGTTTTATTATCGCCATCGCTGTCTGGGCGTGGTGGATAATGAGCTGAGCTTGGCGGTGCTTGATAAGCATGGCGACATGACCGAGCAATTTTCCCAAAAGTTTGCCGCCATCATTTTGGCGTGTGGCGGTGGTTCGTATCGCCGTTTGGGCTGTGATGGGGCGTGGCAGGCGTGGTTCGGTGTTGATGAAATAACGCCATTGTATGCCAGTAATGTTGGCGTTGTGCGTACTTGGTCGCCATTCATGCAGTCAATTTTTGGACAAGCCTTAAAACGAGTAACGGCAACGGTTGGTCAAGAATGCGTGCATGGCGACATCGTCATCAGTCATTATGGCATGGAAAGTGGGCTGATTTATAAGCTCAATCGCTCCATGAAAGATGCGCTTGATTATCATGGCAAGATTTGTCTTTATTTGGATTTGTTGCCTGCCAAATCCATAGATGACATCACCCAAGCCCTAAACCGCAACAAAAAACAATCGCTCAACACCAGTCTTAAAAAAATCGGACTGGATGCAGTAAAAATTGCCCTATTAAGAGAATGCACCGATAAAACCGACTGGTCGGATTTTTGTAAAATGGCAGATTTTATTAAAAAATTACCTATTGAATTTGACGGTTTTCGTCCAATAGATGAAGCCATCAGTACAGGTGGCGGTGTGAAATTCTCAGCGGTCAATGACAAATTGCAATCCAAAAGCAATCCATACCTGTTCATCGCAGGCGAGATGCTAGACTGGGACGCACCGACTGGCGGTTATCTTTTAACGGCGTGCCTTGCGATGGGGCGTGCGGTGGGCGGTCATGTGTGGCAATTTGTGCAGGGCGGTCGTTAA
- a CDS encoding DUF2868 domain-containing protein, with amino-acid sequence MSQTAHEHADLIRRLEESHFIFPQAPKLITDAVKAEPLSPMDKIMLRAHKIDSNGKIKDALLTAKSYHKGSIRLIYAGYFLFGLVGVLALLSTQMVNFFYVLVALLGWHTVSLLWWLIGLFRQDSLSFFGSIFEGIAVKKPLVHRLIGAGDDAALQHALSLQQDIHRPIKRWHLNKIMHGAWLSSLLGTLLALLGLFLFRRYDFAWESTLLTDAHFLNLMQIFGALPHALGFDLPNRELPISVQNARFAWLIMLSVTLYGLLPRLLAFVVCALKSKTTFSIDPKQPYYANLIRQFSQSIIDQDDYTPSTKPAPSFDITGKSFVSAALERPVQLDLGALNVVHDFGVVDDKASLDKLIHTAKAADAMICLMVDVHILPDRGVMRKVANLAHAGMVVRLAHADGAQNDHRLLWQSKLDELGVMVI; translated from the coding sequence ATGAGCCAAACAGCCCACGAACACGCCGATCTCATCAGACGACTTGAAGAAAGCCACTTCATATTTCCTCAGGCGCCCAAGCTCATCACCGATGCCGTCAAAGCTGAGCCTTTATCGCCGATGGATAAGATTATGCTGCGTGCGCACAAAATCGACAGCAACGGCAAAATCAAAGACGCCCTACTCACCGCCAAATCTTATCACAAAGGCTCGATACGCTTGATTTATGCAGGCTATTTTTTGTTTGGTTTGGTTGGGGTGTTGGCGCTTCTTAGCACGCAGATGGTGAATTTCTTTTATGTACTGGTGGCACTTTTGGGGTGGCATACCGTATCGCTTTTATGGTGGCTGATTGGGCTTTTTCGTCAAGATTCTTTGTCGTTTTTTGGCAGTATTTTTGAAGGCATCGCCGTCAAAAAGCCGCTCGTGCATCGGCTCATCGGTGCAGGGGATGATGCCGCCTTACAGCACGCGCTAAGTTTACAGCAAGACATTCATCGCCCTATCAAACGCTGGCATCTAAACAAGATCATGCATGGCGCCTGGCTGTCATCACTTTTGGGTACTTTGCTTGCGCTTTTGGGGTTGTTTTTATTTCGCCGTTATGATTTTGCTTGGGAATCCACCCTGCTTACAGACGCACATTTTTTAAATCTCATGCAAATTTTTGGCGCCCTGCCCCATGCACTGGGCTTTGATTTGCCAAACCGTGAACTGCCCATCAGCGTCCAAAATGCACGATTTGCATGGCTCATCATGCTGTCTGTGACCCTTTATGGGCTGCTACCCAGACTTTTGGCTTTTGTGGTTTGCGCGTTGAAATCTAAGACGACATTCTCCATTGACCCAAAACAGCCGTATTATGCCAATTTGATTCGTCAGTTTAGCCAAAGCATCATCGACCAAGACGACTACACGCCAAGCACAAAGCCTGCGCCGTCTTTTGACATCACTGGCAAATCCTTTGTTTCAGCGGCATTAGAACGCCCTGTGCAGCTTGACTTGGGCGCATTGAATGTCGTGCATGACTTTGGTGTGGTCGATGATAAAGCAAGTCTTGACAAGCTCATCCACACCGCCAAAGCCGCAGACGCCATGATCTGCCTGATGGTCGATGTGCATATTTTACCCGACCGTGGCGTGATGCGCAAAGTGGCAAATCTTGCTCATGCAGGCATGGTGGTAAGACTTGCTCACGCTGATGGCGCTCAAAATGATCACAGACTGCTTTGGCAAAGCAAGCTTGATGAGCTTGGCGTCATGGTGATTTAA
- a CDS encoding MotA/TolQ/ExbB proton channel family protein yields MDFAFYWSHTDAVSKTLFFILFALSIVSWVVGIMRVAQSCKLAGSIGDGLRQSVSGSSSELSGLDFSQKKMVVEQKLLQNIARYRFEMEKGLPILGTTASIAPFIGLFGTVWGIFHALHSVAKSGQAGLAQVAGPVGEALIMTGLGLAVAIPAVVFYNIATRMNKRAIHVANDTAHQILAETAR; encoded by the coding sequence ATGGATTTTGCATTTTACTGGAGTCATACTGACGCAGTTAGTAAAACCTTGTTTTTTATTTTGTTCGCTTTATCCATCGTCTCTTGGGTGGTGGGTATCATGCGTGTGGCACAGTCATGCAAATTGGCTGGCAGCATTGGTGATGGTCTAAGACAGTCTGTCTCGGGTTCGTCAAGTGAGCTTAGCGGTCTGGATTTTAGCCAAAAGAAAATGGTCGTCGAGCAAAAGCTACTCCAAAACATCGCCCGCTACCGCTTTGAAATGGAAAAAGGCTTGCCAATCCTAGGCACGACTGCATCGATCGCACCATTCATCGGACTGTTTGGCACGGTGTGGGGCATTTTTCATGCACTGCATAGCGTGGCGAAAAGCGGACAAGCAGGTCTGGCACAGGTGGCAGGTCCTGTGGGCGAGGCGCTCATCATGACAGGTCTGGGCTTGGCGGTGGCGATTCCTGCGGTGGTGTTTTATAACATCGCTACTCGCATGAACAAGCGTGCGATCCATGTCGCCAATGACACAGCTCACCAAATCCTTGCCGAAACAGCACGATAA
- the dnaQ gene encoding DNA polymerase III subunit epsilon, translating into MTDFIIAYTDGACKGNGKKGASAGGFGAHIIYPNGDILNLWGGENDTTNNRMELMGAITALQRTPAHTPIQIWTDSGYVKDGITKWIHGWKKNGWRKADKKPVLNAELWQALDLLTQGRSIDWQWVKGHAGHAGNEMADKLANQGVRGKGETFIAKNPNQNHNQNHNNDGRTQPADTSPSMSHQPPQKTQKAMTDSTFAISPNDNQNPTYDGNTRRINPDFWAILPKPVNRGRPNRQLIMDTETTGFDDQGGDRIVEVGIVEMVGRRFTGNKLHVYINPEKVMDDEVIRVHGISNEFLSDKPKFAEVAEAVYEFMVDSEIIAHNASFDMRFLNMEFAKAGLDDFAERVQVTDSLAIAKELYPGQKNSLDALVRRLDVGKQDRTFHGALLDSEILAEVYLAMTGGQIAMNMDHADDHVSDTLSVGGFGGLADLAGLLKTSVSDSHADQAWREQVLS; encoded by the coding sequence ATGACCGATTTTATCATCGCTTATACGGACGGCGCTTGCAAAGGTAATGGCAAAAAAGGCGCATCGGCAGGCGGTTTTGGTGCGCACATCATCTACCCAAATGGCGACATTTTGAACCTTTGGGGCGGCGAGAACGACACCACCAATAACCGCATGGAGCTGATGGGCGCCATCACCGCTTTACAGCGCACGCCTGCACACACACCCATTCAAATCTGGACAGACTCAGGCTATGTCAAAGACGGCATCACCAAGTGGATACACGGCTGGAAAAAAAACGGCTGGCGCAAGGCGGACAAAAAGCCTGTGCTAAATGCCGAGCTTTGGCAAGCTTTGGATCTTCTGACCCAAGGGCGCAGCATTGACTGGCAATGGGTGAAAGGTCATGCAGGACACGCAGGCAATGAAATGGCGGATAAGCTTGCCAATCAAGGCGTGCGTGGTAAGGGTGAGACCTTCATCGCAAAAAATCCCAACCAAAACCACAACCAAAACCACAATAACGATGGGCGGACACAGCCAGCTGACACATCGCCTTCTATGAGCCATCAACCACCCCAAAAGACCCAAAAAGCCATGACCGACTCGACTTTTGCCATCAGCCCAAACGACAATCAAAACCCCACTTATGACGGTAACACTCGCCGCATCAATCCAGACTTTTGGGCAATCTTGCCTAAGCCTGTCAATCGTGGTCGCCCAAACCGACAGCTCATCATGGATACAGAGACCACAGGCTTTGACGATCAAGGCGGCGACCGCATTGTCGAGGTGGGTATCGTTGAGATGGTCGGGCGACGCTTTACAGGCAATAAGCTGCATGTCTATATCAACCCTGAAAAGGTGATGGATGATGAGGTCATCCGAGTGCATGGCATCAGCAATGAGTTTTTGAGCGACAAGCCAAAGTTTGCCGAGGTGGCGGAGGCGGTTTATGAGTTCATGGTGGATAGTGAAATCATCGCTCACAACGCTTCGTTTGATATGCGCTTTTTGAACATGGAGTTTGCCAAGGCAGGCTTAGATGATTTTGCCGAGCGTGTGCAAGTCACCGACTCACTTGCCATCGCCAAAGAGCTGTATCCAGGGCAAAAAAACTCACTAGATGCGTTGGTACGCCGTCTGGATGTCGGCAAGCAAGACCGTACATTCCACGGGGCTTTGCTTGACTCAGAGATTTTGGCGGAGGTATATCTTGCCATGACGGGTGGTCAGATTGCCATGAATATGGATCACGCTGACGACCATGTTAGCGACACTTTGAGCGTGGGCGGCTTTGGCGGGCTTGCCGATCTGGCAGGATTATTAAAGACATCGGTCAGCGACAGCCATGCTGATCAGGCTTGGCGTGAGCAGGTGCTGTCATGA